From Thermosipho affectus, a single genomic window includes:
- a CDS encoding MBL fold metallo-hydrolase, with translation MKIDILLEGGLISIPDRAKATFSTIALIEDDMRRILIEPGDYVSHSILEEKLKERNLKTDDITDIVLTHFHLDHAYNSMFFKNATVHIHENFLKKNYEKFGMIVGKQYKMIIDAWKAFQTFRDGDILFDKINVYHTPWHAKEHCSFVVDTENFGKVFFPGDIVMTRVEFYDIMRMLRDDECARFVRKIVNKCDYLIFTHDSGIFLDKWR, from the coding sequence ATGAAAATTGATATATTGTTGGAAGGTGGGTTAATAAGTATACCAGATAGGGCTAAAGCTACCTTTTCTACTATTGCTTTAATTGAAGATGATATGAGAAGAATTTTAATAGAACCAGGAGACTATGTAAGCCATAGTATATTAGAAGAAAAGTTGAAAGAAAGGAATTTAAAAACAGATGATATTACGGATATAGTTTTAACTCACTTTCACCTTGATCACGCTTATAACTCCATGTTTTTTAAAAATGCAACAGTTCATATACATGAAAACTTTTTAAAGAAAAATTACGAGAAATTTGGAATGATAGTGGGAAAACAGTATAAAATGATTATAGATGCATGGAAAGCTTTCCAAACATTTAGAGATGGGGATATTTTATTTGATAAAATTAATGTGTATCACACACCATGGCATGCAAAGGAACACTGTTCTTTTGTAGTAGATACAGAAAATTTTGGAAAAGTCTTTTTCCCTGGAGATATCGTTATGACTAGGGTAGAGTTTTATGATATAATGAGGATGTTGAGAGATGATGAGTGTGCGAGATTTGTTAGGAAAATTGTAAATAAATGTGATTATTTGATTTTTACGCATGATAGTGGTATTTTTTTGGATAAATGGAGGTGA
- a CDS encoding glycerate kinase type-2 family protein — MKDIAKKIILETFDQISPEKLVLEKLKKMNLKKVYVLSIGKAAWRMAKAVSEYLDVAYGIIITKYGYSFGGIKNFDIFEAGHPIPDENSLKYTKFAIEKLRKLTQDDVLLFLISGGGSSLFEYLEEGVTLEDLRNITNDLLRKGANIEEINIIRKKLSKVKGGKFLSLINAKVVPLVLSDVLGDKLEYIASGPVYPDNSTFKDVKKIVERYKINLNENIWNVLQKCAKVQRKISHYIVGNVDYACKKLEESAKKYGFNTYILTTQLTCQAREAGKFLASIVKSKNSFKKPYCLIFGGETVVKVKGNGLGGRNQELSFSAAIEIEGMDNVVIVSVGTDGTDGPTDAAGGIVDGNTVKIIREKGFLPEDFLENNDTYNALKIAGDLFISGPTGTNLNDIGFILKR, encoded by the coding sequence ATGAAGGATATAGCCAAGAAGATAATTTTAGAAACATTTGATCAAATAAGTCCAGAAAAGTTGGTTTTGGAAAAGTTAAAAAAGATGAACTTGAAAAAGGTTTATGTACTTTCTATTGGAAAAGCAGCGTGGCGTATGGCGAAAGCTGTATCTGAGTATTTGGATGTAGCATATGGGATTATAATTACAAAGTATGGATATTCATTTGGGGGTATAAAAAACTTCGATATTTTTGAAGCAGGACATCCCATACCGGATGAAAATTCACTAAAATATACAAAGTTTGCCATTGAAAAATTGAGAAAATTAACGCAAGATGATGTTTTGTTGTTTTTGATTTCTGGAGGAGGTTCTTCTCTTTTTGAATATTTGGAAGAAGGTGTAACGCTTGAAGATTTAAGGAATATAACAAATGATTTATTAAGAAAGGGTGCAAATATTGAAGAAATTAATATAATAAGAAAAAAGCTTTCCAAGGTAAAGGGCGGAAAATTTCTTTCTTTAATTAATGCAAAGGTTGTACCACTTGTGTTATCTGATGTGTTAGGAGATAAATTAGAATACATTGCTTCTGGACCTGTTTATCCAGATAATAGTACTTTTAAGGATGTAAAGAAAATAGTTGAAAGATATAAAATAAACTTAAACGAAAATATATGGAATGTTTTACAAAAGTGTGCAAAAGTCCAAAGAAAAATTTCTCATTACATTGTAGGTAATGTAGATTATGCGTGTAAAAAATTGGAAGAAAGTGCAAAAAAATACGGTTTTAATACATACATATTAACAACACAATTAACTTGTCAGGCAAGAGAAGCGGGAAAGTTTTTGGCAAGTATTGTAAAAAGCAAAAATTCCTTTAAAAAACCTTATTGTTTAATATTTGGTGGAGAAACTGTGGTAAAGGTAAAGGGAAATGGTCTTGGTGGAAGAAATCAAGAGCTTTCTTTTTCAGCGGCTATCGAAATAGAGGGAATGGATAACGTGGTTATTGTATCTGTAGGTACAGATGGTACAGATGGGCCTACAGATGCAGCAGGTGGTATAGTTGATGGAAATACCGTTAAAATCATTAGAGAAAAAGGTTTTTTACCAGAGGATTTTTTGGAGAATAATGATACGTATAATGCTTTAAAGATTGCAGGTGATTTGTTTATTAGTGGTCCTACAGGAACAAATCTAAACGATATAGGTTTTATACTTAAGAGGTGA
- a CDS encoding 2-hydroxyacid dehydrogenase: MKAMVLTKITEYFRKKMEDYKEIEWFTSKDIARLEEMDIVIGGFLTEEQVLKAKNLKVIFIPWTGTDKLPWKVIKERGIIVSNSHGNGKMVAERAIALSLALMGRVVEYHNDLKEGIWHGFAVGFKEDDYWFSLQKKKVAILGTGVIGRHIAKLLKGFDCYIIGFKNKLEEIEGFHKITNNLKEAIENSQVVYLALPLTSKTRNIIDGEVLSCMEGKYLINVGRGELIDEKALYSILKDKKLKGFASDVWYNYPSKEREIILPYNYPINMFKNVVISPHVGGYTVEGQNGRIDELFKNINAFLKDGMPLTVVDPDLMY; encoded by the coding sequence ATGAAAGCTATGGTACTAACAAAGATTACTGAGTATTTTAGAAAAAAGATGGAGGATTACAAAGAAATTGAGTGGTTTACTTCAAAGGATATAGCACGTTTAGAAGAAATGGATATAGTAATTGGTGGATTTTTAACGGAAGAGCAGGTATTGAAAGCCAAAAATTTAAAGGTAATCTTTATTCCATGGACTGGTACTGATAAATTACCTTGGAAGGTTATAAAGGAAAGAGGGATAATTGTATCAAATTCACATGGAAATGGTAAAATGGTTGCAGAAAGAGCTATTGCCCTTTCCCTTGCTTTAATGGGGAGAGTTGTGGAGTACCACAATGATCTTAAAGAGGGGATTTGGCATGGATTTGCCGTGGGATTTAAAGAAGATGACTATTGGTTTTCATTGCAAAAAAAGAAAGTAGCTATTTTGGGTACAGGGGTAATTGGAAGGCATATTGCAAAACTTTTAAAGGGATTTGATTGTTATATTATAGGTTTTAAAAACAAATTAGAAGAAATAGAGGGATTTCACAAAATTACAAATAATTTGAAAGAAGCGATAGAAAATTCACAAGTTGTATATTTGGCGTTACCGTTAACTTCTAAAACGAGGAACATTATTGATGGAGAAGTTTTGTCTTGCATGGAAGGAAAGTATTTGATAAATGTAGGGCGTGGTGAACTTATAGATGAAAAAGCTTTATATAGCATCTTGAAAGATAAGAAATTGAAAGGGTTTGCATCTGATGTTTGGTATAATTACCCTTCAAAAGAAAGAGAAATTATTTTACCGTATAATTATCCCATTAATATGTTTAAAAATGTTGTAATTTCTCCACATGTTGGTGGTTATACAGTAGAGGGGCAAAATGGCAGAATTGACGAGCTTTTCAAAAATATAAATGCGTTTTTAAAGGATGGAATGCCTTTGACTGTTGTTGATCCTGATCTTATGTATTAA
- the nadE gene encoding NAD(+) synthase produces MLKRIEEFLKNFFKEYRFSGAVLGVSGGVDSAVVLGLLVRVLEKSRIKCFILPERDSPRDSIKDAKFVCEHFNVDYEVKNISRIVRKFGVYKYYPPALFVPFKIKERYAKSRWNKYKNEGNPFEFDVLGIEDEEFLKGISYYRIKHRVRMVYLYKEAEKRNYAVVGTTNKTEFLTGLYVKWGDDSTDVEPLLHLYKTEVYKLGEILNVPERILEKPASPDLIPGLSDEEVFELDYPILDRILKKIVENKDLSDEDPEKVKKVKKLYEIGKFRNKVRNISIEG; encoded by the coding sequence ATGTTGAAGAGGATTGAAGAATTTTTAAAGAATTTTTTTAAAGAGTATAGATTTTCAGGAGCTGTTTTGGGGGTAAGTGGGGGAGTTGATTCTGCGGTAGTCCTTGGTTTATTAGTGAGAGTGTTAGAAAAAAGTAGAATAAAATGTTTTATCCTTCCAGAGAGAGATAGTCCAAGAGATTCAATAAAAGATGCAAAGTTTGTTTGTGAGCATTTTAATGTTGATTATGAAGTTAAAAATATAAGTAGAATAGTTAGAAAATTTGGAGTTTATAAATATTATCCACCAGCTTTATTTGTTCCCTTTAAAATAAAAGAAAGATATGCAAAAAGTAGATGGAATAAGTATAAGAACGAAGGTAATCCGTTTGAATTTGATGTCTTAGGGATAGAAGATGAAGAATTTCTAAAAGGAATAAGTTATTATAGAATAAAGCATAGGGTTAGAATGGTTTATTTGTATAAAGAAGCTGAAAAGAGAAACTATGCAGTGGTTGGTACAACTAACAAGACGGAATTTTTAACAGGTTTGTACGTAAAATGGGGAGATGATTCTACAGATGTTGAACCTTTACTTCATCTTTATAAAACGGAAGTGTACAAGTTGGGGGAAATTTTAAACGTTCCAGAAAGAATCCTTGAAAAACCTGCCTCACCAGATTTGATACCTGGCCTTAGTGATGAAGAAGTCTTTGAATTAGACTATCCCATTTTAGATAGGATCCTAAAGAAAATAGTAGAAAATAAAGACTTATCCGATGAAGATCCAGAAAAAGTAAAAAAAGTAAAGAAATTATATGAGATTGGGAAGTTTAGAAATAAAGTAAGAAATATTAGCATTGAGGGATAA
- the hrcA gene encoding heat-inducible transcriptional repressor HrcA, with the protein MKDLSDRQKKILYCLVREYVKSGIPVSSQKVLETTNLEWSGATVRNDMRKLDYLGYVFQPHTSAGRIPTDKGLKFYVNEVLKVRKETKKVGSSIDIRTDFPIGDLDKVIRGAAKLLSNTLKAFVIIEKPNPMNLRIRRIVLTPVTKTFSIVNIITELGLTSVLPIQHSEISNILEIEKFLNKSLDGILLSDFKLKLKEVVEKFSWVGGRLKEFIELSERIASEKYDEYIIEGVFNLVNAKKFGEDKLREIVKISTNSEFYPQIFSLGEGIYVGKEHNIRNFEQYAVLIMPYFVFEREVGRIAVIFDKFSDYSKVFDSVEYVVNRLTEYFTIVARNVE; encoded by the coding sequence AGTTAGAGAGTATGTAAAATCTGGTATTCCAGTAAGTTCCCAAAAAGTTTTAGAAACAACGAATTTAGAGTGGAGTGGGGCAACTGTTAGAAACGACATGAGAAAGTTGGATTATTTAGGATATGTTTTTCAACCCCATACTTCTGCGGGACGTATTCCTACGGACAAGGGGTTGAAGTTTTATGTAAATGAAGTGTTAAAGGTGAGAAAGGAGACAAAAAAGGTAGGTTCTTCGATAGATATTAGAACGGACTTTCCGATAGGTGATTTGGATAAAGTCATACGAGGTGCTGCAAAGCTTTTATCAAATACTTTAAAGGCCTTTGTTATTATAGAAAAACCTAATCCCATGAATCTCAGAATTAGAAGGATTGTCCTAACTCCAGTTACAAAGACATTTTCCATTGTGAACATTATTACTGAATTGGGACTTACTTCTGTTCTTCCTATACAACATTCCGAAATTTCTAATATATTGGAAATTGAAAAGTTTTTGAATAAAAGTCTTGATGGAATACTTTTGAGTGATTTTAAATTAAAATTAAAAGAAGTGGTTGAAAAGTTTTCATGGGTTGGTGGTAGATTAAAAGAATTTATAGAACTTTCTGAAAGAATTGCGTCTGAAAAATACGATGAATATATTATTGAAGGAGTATTTAATCTTGTGAATGCGAAGAAATTTGGTGAAGATAAATTAAGAGAAATTGTAAAAATTTCTACAAATTCTGAATTTTACCCGCAAATTTTTTCACTAGGTGAAGGAATATACGTAGGAAAGGAACATAATATAAGAAATTTTGAGCAATATGCAGTTTTGATAATGCCTTATTTTGTCTTTGAGCGAGAAGTGGGGAGAATTGCCGTAATTTTTGATAAATTTAGTGATTACTCTAAGGTATTTGATAGTGTGGAATATGTGGTAAACAGACTTACTGAATATTTTACTATTGTTGCAAGAAATGTTGAATAA
- a CDS encoding secondary thiamine-phosphate synthase enzyme YjbQ, giving the protein MKSYTEYLWFNTKNRKELVRITDVIEEIVKKSGIKEGFCLVSAMHITAGIIVNDDESGLHRDIWEWLERLAPVGDYNHHWTGEDNGDAHLKRILTHHQVILPVTNGELDLGPWEQIFYAEYDGQRRKRVVVKVIGE; this is encoded by the coding sequence ATGAAAAGTTATACAGAATATTTATGGTTTAATACAAAGAATAGAAAAGAATTAGTTAGGATAACAGATGTGATTGAAGAAATAGTGAAGAAGAGTGGTATAAAAGAGGGATTTTGTCTTGTATCTGCTATGCATATAACTGCTGGAATAATAGTTAATGATGATGAATCCGGTCTTCACAGAGATATATGGGAATGGTTGGAAAGGTTGGCACCTGTTGGAGATTACAATCACCATTGGACTGGTGAGGACAATGGAGATGCACATTTGAAAAGAATTTTGACACATCACCAAGTAATACTTCCAGTAACTAATGGGGAGTTAGACTTGGGACCTTGGGAGCAAATTTTTTACGCAGAATACGATGGGCAGAGAAGAAAAAGAGTAGTTGTTAAGGTAATTGGTGAATAG
- a CDS encoding nucleotide exchange factor GrpE yields the protein MKNEIKNEEKKEERKEVAKEKKTPEKIVEEQKEKIKKLELQLKEFENYARVLKSQFENYKKDVLKEKEQIAVSTMGRILERFLPILDDFKRSFSNANDEERNTQFYKAIELIYKNLFKLLEGFGLEEVKVGNKFDPFEHEAVERVEDEEKEEYSIVEVVEDGYKFKGRILKPAKVKVSVKPRR from the coding sequence ATGAAAAATGAAATAAAGAATGAAGAAAAGAAAGAAGAAAGGAAAGAAGTGGCAAAAGAGAAAAAAACACCAGAGAAAATTGTGGAAGAACAAAAAGAAAAAATAAAGAAATTAGAGTTACAGTTAAAAGAATTTGAAAATTATGCACGTGTATTAAAATCTCAATTTGAAAATTACAAAAAAGATGTACTCAAAGAAAAAGAACAAATAGCAGTTTCAACGATGGGAAGGATTTTGGAAAGATTTTTGCCAATTTTAGATGATTTTAAAAGATCATTTTCGAATGCAAATGATGAAGAAAGAAATACACAATTTTACAAGGCAATTGAATTGATTTATAAGAATTTATTTAAATTGTTGGAAGGTTTTGGACTTGAAGAAGTTAAAGTAGGTAATAAATTTGATCCATTTGAACATGAAGCAGTAGAAAGAGTTGAAGATGAGGAAAAAGAAGAATATTCTATTGTAGAAGTTGTGGAGGATGGGTATAAATTTAAAGGAAGGATTTTAAAACCTGCAAAGGTTAAGGTCTCGGTAAAGCCTAGGAGGTGA
- a CDS encoding sigma-54 interaction domain-containing protein has translation MELIKFYRTVLESIVEGVIIVDKDAKILYINKRAVHILKLKEDFIGKPVVDVVTNTRLHIVVKTGIPEVDEVQNVGENVIITSRMPLTDKDGNILGAVAVFRDITSVRKLAEEITNLHQIEARLKAIIDSTYDAISVADENGYVVLVNKAYTKITGFKPEEVVGKPATVDIAEGESIHMQIARTKKPIFNARLKVGPLKREVIVNATPLFVKGKFSGSVAVVHDVSEILSLTRELKEVKRFIRQMKAQYTFDDIVGESEKILIAKEQAKKVAKTPATVFLRGESGTGKELFAHAIHNESNRKDKPFITVNCAAIPENMLEIELFGYTKEPFLDKNTQKGLIEEAEGGTLFLDEIGKMPITIQSKILRFIENREFLPVGSNRVKKVDVRIIASTNMNIEELIKKGEFLVDLYYRLNVFPVYIPPLRERKEDIKMLARYLAKKISQQYGRNVINISSGAIEYLKKYNWPGNVRELENIIGRAIINMKINENVLEKRHFPPLFLEDTDILKKESSLKSMVEDFERKIIENSLRENKGDRMLTAKKLKISLRTLYYKMERYGLLKKEGEYEN, from the coding sequence ATGGAATTGATAAAGTTTTACAGAACGGTACTTGAATCTATTGTCGAAGGGGTAATAATTGTAGACAAGGATGCAAAAATTTTATACATCAACAAACGTGCGGTTCATATATTAAAACTAAAAGAAGATTTTATAGGTAAGCCTGTAGTTGATGTTGTTACAAACACTAGGTTGCACATTGTGGTAAAAACGGGGATTCCAGAAGTGGATGAAGTCCAAAATGTTGGAGAAAATGTAATAATTACTTCGAGAATGCCTTTAACGGATAAAGATGGAAATATTTTAGGTGCAGTGGCAGTTTTTAGGGATATCACAAGTGTGAGAAAACTTGCCGAGGAAATTACTAATCTCCACCAAATTGAGGCAAGGTTAAAGGCTATAATAGATTCTACATATGATGCTATTTCAGTTGCAGATGAAAATGGATATGTTGTGCTAGTGAATAAGGCATATACAAAAATAACGGGATTTAAACCAGAGGAAGTTGTTGGAAAACCTGCCACTGTTGATATAGCCGAAGGTGAAAGTATACACATGCAAATTGCAAGGACAAAAAAGCCCATTTTTAACGCAAGATTAAAGGTGGGACCTTTAAAAAGAGAGGTTATAGTTAATGCAACTCCGCTGTTTGTTAAAGGAAAATTTAGTGGAAGTGTAGCAGTCGTTCATGATGTATCTGAAATATTAAGTTTAACAAGAGAACTAAAAGAGGTTAAGAGATTTATAAGGCAGATGAAGGCACAGTATACTTTTGATGATATAGTAGGGGAAAGTGAAAAAATATTGATAGCAAAAGAGCAGGCAAAAAAAGTTGCAAAAACGCCTGCTACTGTTTTTTTAAGGGGAGAGAGTGGAACGGGTAAGGAATTGTTTGCGCATGCGATACATAATGAAAGTAATAGAAAAGATAAACCTTTTATAACTGTAAATTGTGCAGCTATTCCAGAAAATATGCTGGAAATTGAATTGTTTGGTTATACAAAAGAACCGTTTTTGGATAAGAACACTCAAAAGGGATTAATTGAAGAAGCAGAAGGAGGTACATTATTTCTTGACGAGATAGGAAAAATGCCTATCACAATTCAATCAAAAATTTTGAGATTTATAGAAAATAGGGAGTTTTTACCAGTAGGTTCTAATAGAGTGAAAAAGGTCGATGTAAGAATTATTGCCTCAACAAATATGAATATTGAAGAACTAATAAAGAAAGGGGAATTTTTGGTTGATCTTTACTATAGATTAAATGTTTTTCCAGTATATATACCACCTCTTAGAGAAAGGAAAGAGGATATTAAGATGCTTGCAAGATATTTGGCAAAGAAAATAAGTCAGCAATATGGAAGAAATGTTATTAATATATCAAGTGGTGCAATAGAATACTTAAAGAAATATAACTGGCCGGGAAATGTTAGGGAACTAGAAAATATAATTGGTCGTGCGATTATAAACATGAAAATCAATGAAAATGTGCTTGAAAAGAGGCATTTTCCACCATTATTTCTTGAAGATACGGATATTTTAAAAAAAGAAAGTTCTTTAAAATCTATGGTAGAGGATTTTGAAAGAAAGATAATAGAAAATTCATTGAGAGAAAATAAGGGAGATAGAATGTTAACTGCAAAAAAGTTAAAAATAAGTTTGAGAACGCTTTACTATAAAATGGAGAGATACGGTTTGTTAAAAAAGGAGGGTGAGTATGAAAATTGA
- the dnaJ gene encoding molecular chaperone DnaJ, which translates to MAKKDYYEILGVSRNASQDEIRQAYKKLIKKWHPDRNYENKKLAEEKFKEIQEAYDVLSDPEKRAMYDRYGYVGDVPPNAGGGFGGFGGFEDIFKDFGDFINNDIFNIFFGDQRTSSRKRAKRPKRGEDINISVDVSFEELFTGIRIPLEYDRYEVCEHCNGEGVEPGSGWITCPKCHGTGTVREERRTFLGVIVNQYTCNHCGGTGKIPGESCHTCGGTGRIKKRYKVEVNIPAGIENGTILRIQRGGNAGYNGGEYGDLYVHVRVVGYSDFERKGNDLIKEIKIDYLEAILGTKVKIRMPNGKIKEVKIPAGVQHGQEIYVYGEGLPDMRTGKRGDLILRVRVEIPSRVSRTEKKLLKEIAKLRGKDVEED; encoded by the coding sequence ATGGCAAAAAAAGATTATTATGAAATTCTTGGCGTTTCAAGGAACGCATCCCAAGATGAAATAAGACAAGCGTATAAGAAGCTTATAAAAAAATGGCATCCTGATAGAAATTATGAAAATAAAAAGTTAGCAGAAGAAAAATTTAAGGAAATTCAGGAAGCATACGATGTGCTTTCTGATCCTGAAAAACGGGCGATGTATGATAGGTATGGTTATGTGGGAGATGTACCACCGAATGCCGGAGGTGGATTTGGCGGTTTTGGCGGTTTTGAGGATATTTTTAAAGACTTTGGTGATTTTATAAACAACGATATTTTCAATATTTTCTTTGGTGATCAAAGAACATCTTCAAGAAAGAGAGCAAAAAGACCAAAAAGAGGAGAAGATATAAATATTTCCGTTGATGTGTCTTTTGAGGAGTTGTTTACCGGAATAAGAATACCGCTTGAATATGATAGATACGAGGTTTGTGAACATTGTAATGGTGAAGGAGTTGAGCCTGGTAGTGGTTGGATTACTTGTCCAAAGTGTCATGGGACGGGTACAGTTAGAGAAGAAAGGAGAACATTTTTAGGTGTTATTGTAAACCAATATACGTGTAATCATTGTGGTGGAACAGGAAAAATTCCTGGGGAGAGTTGCCATACTTGTGGTGGAACAGGAAGGATAAAGAAAAGATATAAGGTTGAAGTTAACATTCCAGCTGGTATTGAAAATGGAACTATCTTGAGAATACAAAGAGGAGGGAATGCCGGGTATAATGGAGGAGAATATGGTGATTTGTATGTTCACGTAAGGGTTGTTGGATACTCTGATTTTGAAAGAAAGGGAAATGATTTAATTAAAGAGATTAAAATAGATTATTTGGAAGCAATTTTAGGTACAAAGGTAAAAATTAGAATGCCAAATGGTAAAATAAAAGAGGTAAAAATTCCAGCGGGTGTTCAACATGGACAAGAAATATATGTATATGGTGAAGGATTGCCTGATATGAGAACGGGGAAAAGAGGAGATTTAATTTTGAGGGTTAGAGTTGAGATTCCAAGTAGGGTATCAAGAACTGAAAAAAAGTTATTAAAAGAGATAGCAAAGTTGAGGGGAAAGGATGTTGAAGAGGATTGA